From Alkalinema sp. FACHB-956:
GACCGTCTCTCCGGGCTTAACCTTGACTTCTAAAATCTGGCCAGAAGTTGTAGACTGGGCTGCAAGAACGGTACTGGGATAGATTAAGATGCCCTTGCCTGTGACGGTCGTGGGAATTTTAGCGACAATGCTCCAGAGGGTGCCGGAACTGACTAAAATTGCAAAGGCTGCCAGGGATAGCCAACGGCGCGGGCTAGTGACTTGAATTAGTCGATCGAGTTGTTCTGGAGAATTGGCTTGTTCGAGGGCTTCTTCGCGGAAAATTTTACGTTTTTGCTTTAGACTTACCATTGGATTTCCTTTCCTGTTCCCAATTCGGTTTGGATTCGCTTTAGCATCCAGTCAAATCGTGCTTCGGCGAGGGCGACTTTGTTTAAGAATTCACCGTCGGGGGCTGGGTCAGATTCATCCAGGCTGTTTCCATGGCCGAGGTGTTGCAACAGGATTGTTTGCTGGTGGGTCAGGATGATGGTTAGCATATGGTAAAAGCGACTGGCGAATTCCACATCATGGTGAAGTTTGGCCGAGAGTCGCCAGCGGGGAATGGAGAGGACTTTGGATTCCCGTAGCGCTCTAACGGTTAGATCACTGGGATAGGCATTGACCAAAGCCGTTTCACCAATGAAATCCCCCCGAGACAGTCGCGCAAATTCTGTAAATCGATCGGTGGAATCTACGGTCGAGAGTAAGCTAAATGCTGTCAGTAAGGACGATCGCGAATCTGTGCTGAGGCCCAAGGCTAGGGTGCCGTCTAGGAGAATGTGTAGGGCATCGATCGGTTGTGCTTTTTGAATCAGATTCGTATTCGCTGGTAGTAATTGCACTGTACCCACTGTGATGAGCCAATCTAAATCACTATCTTCAAGGATCGAAAAGATGGTAACGGATTCCCGTTGGGGTTGATTGGCCAAGGCAGCGGGGGTATTTAATTGTTTTTTTAAGCGGTTGAGCCGTCGGGCTAAGAGTCGTGCTTGGGCTTGGTAGAGATGGGCTGCGAAGCTGGGATCGTCTTGGAGTTTTTGTTGGAGTTTAGCTTGGGGAATGGCCAGCAGTGACGCCCGATCGAGGGCTTGAAGGGTGATGGGGCGATAGCCGCTATCTTGAGCGGATAAAAACCCTAACAATTCACCGCTCGCCAGTTGGGTCAGGGGTTGGGTACTCTGGGTTCTAGCGCTATGCTCGATCGTGTTTTGCTCGATCGTGGTGGCATAAAGGGCGAGTTTGCCTTCCAAAAGCACGTAGGCATTGTCCTGAAAAGATTCCCGATCGCTGAGGATGTCGTGGGCTTGGAGTTGGTGGGGTTGACCCACGGTTTGCAGCCAATGGATGTCCTGACTGCTGAGGGTTTGAAGCAGAATATCTGTCATGGTGCAGGGGGCAGGGGAATGGGGATTTCTTAGCCAAAATCGATGACTTCGCTGGCTTGGCTGTTGATTTCTTCCAGTTGCATCGAGAAAGAGGTAATGGAAGTGCCATCCGGTTTGACGATCGTTTGGCCGGAGATACTGAGGCTGCGTTTGGAGAAGCTCGCTTGGGACGCACGGAGGCCACCCCGTCTACGCCATCCTAGGGAACGTCTCTGTCCACAGGCCCCAACAATGTCATCGAGGTCGTCATCGGCCAGTTCTTCGATCTCCAAGGAGGTTTCTAGGGAGTCTGCGAGGGCTAAATCGGTTGGATTGTCATGATTTTGGGAAGGCATCATGGTGAGTAGAGACAGGAGGTTAGAGGAAGGAAAGTCCCAGCAGCCGAAGCCGCTGGTGACTTTGTTGGATGTGGTGAGTTTATGAACTTGAGGATATCGATCGCAGGCGTTAATCCATCATGAAGTCCGTGGACGAGGAGCTAATATCTTCGGTTTTCAGGTCGAAGGTGGAACCTGCACCGTCGGGGCCTGCAAAGGTGGTCCCGCTCATTGCGGTGCGACTCCGGTTAAAGTTAGCATTGGAAAAACGCATAGCGCCTCCTCCCGCTGTGTCGAGTTCATCATCTTCTAGTTCGACAATGCCCGAATCCGAACTTTCTACAATGCTAAATCCTGCACCATTTGCACCGACATATTCGATCGTGCTGATTTCGGTTTGTTGAATGGTTGTCATTGTCTGTCTCCTGATATGTTTTCTTGCATGGGAATTGGATTCCAGTAGGCTTGTTTTTGCCTACACATTCCTCTCATTCTTAGGTTTAAAACCCTATGCAAGAATTTTCAGATTTTTGGGAAATGAGCTGGAGATCAAAGGTTTGAGGCGAACGGCTGGGGACGTGCAGGTACTGTAGGTGAAGGTGCTAGGCTTGGGGAGAGTTTCACGATCGCGCAAGAGTTGCGGTAGACGGTACAGGTTGTAAATTGTGAATCTTTAAGCGGGAACTCTTACCAAATTGGCAATGCTACTACTAATTCGAGTAAAGTGTTTGGGGTTGAGTGTGAGTAGCTGATCTGCATTGATCGATAAAGCTGCTTGAGCGATTAAGGTATCAAAGATACCGCCACCCGGAAGATTAAGTGCAACCATCTGAGCGATCGCAGCCTGATAAATCTCAGGTGTTAATGTTACAGGTTCCAAATAGCTAATCATGTCTGCAATCAATGCAGATGCTTCTTGGGGTGAAACTTTGGGCTGAATTGGGTAGCGGGTGCTAATCGAATATAATTCTGCAAGGCTATGGGTTGAAATAAATCCTTGAACTTGTCTCGATCTAGCCATATTAAGTTCTGGGAAGCAAGCATGATGGCTAGGATGACTTGAGATTAGTGCAGCAAAAACGACTGACGTATCGTACAAAATTTTCACAGTCCCATTTGATCCCGAATACGTTCTTCTCTCAGTTCTTCAATCCAAGCATTAATGTCTATAGATGGATTAGAGTCGGTTTCAAGGATTAGAATTCCATTTTTACGGCGTAGACGACTTGATGGTTCTGTGGCAGGGGCTGCTTCTATAGATTGAGGGGGCCGTTGGAGACTATTTAGTTTTTCAGTGACAGCTTGTTGGAGCAGGTCATCGGGGGAAATGCCTTGGATTGCGGCCCATTGGTTAAGGGCTTCTTGAAGTTCTGTGGAGAGGTTCATAGGGAACTAGATCTTTGTTAGCTGATTAAATTGATATTATAGCCGATCGATTTTGGGGCTAAATCTGAAATTTTGGCAATCTCCATAAGCTCCGATCGCTCAGAATGATATGTTGATGTTGGTTTAATTCCCGTGGAGAATGGTCAAATGTTGCCCTTGCGATCGCATCTTTGGATTTCTCTGGTTTTGGCGGTTATGGCTCCGATCGTTCCAGCCGCGATCGAACCCATGGGTCAGACAGCCCAGGCAACGGAGGTACAGCAATCGCCAAAAAGCCAGAAAACCAAGGCCAATCTACTTGTGCGGCAGGGACTTCAACAAGTTGAGAAGAAACAGTTTGACGCAGCACGGCAACTTTTTGAGCAGGCATTGGGCATCTATCGTCAGTTGCAAGACCGCAAGGGGGAAGTCAAGGCATTACTGAGCTTAGGAAAGGCTTACCAAGGACTATCCCAAAACGATAAGGCGATCGAAGTATTTCAGCAAGCTGCTCAGATCAGTCGTGAGAACAATGATTTAAAACAAGAAAAGCAAGCTTTAGGAGAGTTAGTTCGTCTCTATGAGAAACAAGAGAAAATTACTCAATTGATCGAAGCATTTCAAAAACTTTTGGTGAATGGCCAAACTACAAATGACCTTACAACCCAAACGGGGGCTTGGTTGGGATTAATGGCATTTTACGAACGAGCCAAGCAACCCCAAAAATCGACTGAAGCCTATCAACAAGCGATCGCCTTAGTCAAAAATCATCCCAATCCAACGGAGCAAATCGAAGTCCTCACAAAGATGGCAGATTTGCTCCAATCATCGAAGCATCGCGACAAAGCTATAGAAATCTACCAGCAATTAGTCACAATCTATCAAGTGCAGAAACAATCTAAGAAGGTTGGTATGACATTAATGGAGATGGGAAAACTACAACTTGAGTTAAATCGCTACGACCAAGCCAAAGATCTGCATCAGCAAGCATTAACAATCTTTGAAGCCAATGATGATCCCTCGGGGCAATATTTAGCATTTGTGAATTTGGGAATCGTTTATAAAGAACTGAAGCAGTACGACCAAGCGATCGCCTTCTATCAACGGGCACTCATGATCTCACCTGATACGGTTGCTGCGTCCGTTGCTGAAGCAACAGCACTCGATCAATTAGGTGATATCTATAAAATTTTGGCGCAGTATCCCAAAGCTTTAGAAAACTATCAGCAAGCGCTCAAGCTCGCTCAAATTGAAAAGAAGAAAGGTATTGTAGCCAACGTTCTCAAAAAGATTGGCGATATCTACCAGGAACAGACAGAATATACTAAAGCCCTCGAAGCCTATCAACAAGCTTTAGTCCTGTATAAAAAACTTAATTACAAATCACGGAGGGCTGCACTACTGATGCAAATGGGGCAGGTGTATGTTGCCTTAGGTCGCTATGCCGAAGCGATTCCCCAATATCAAGAAGCACTAATCCTCGCACAAGAGGCGAAAGATAAAGGAGGAATTTTTGCAGCTCGCGGTTATCTAGCCATAGCCTACCGGAAACTTGGAAAGAAAGCACCTCTATCAGAAATTTTTCAAGAACTATCTACAATAGCCAATAAGAGTAATATTTCAAAAAACGTTGAGCAGTTAGAGTGGTATCAGACGCTCTTAGCAACTGCTGGCAGATTGGCATCCCCAGAAATTGAGAAACAGCATACTAGCAAGATTGCTGAAAGAATCGAGGAAACATTGAATGACCTCGCTGAGGCTAGAAAAACAGGTGAGCGGAAAGATGAAGCACGTGAACTGACAAAATTAGGTCAGCTACATTACACTCAGGGCAAGTATCCTGAAGCGCTGGAATTCTATCAACAGGCACTTAAAATTTATCGATCGATCGGCAATAAAGCCGAACAGGGGAATGTGCTGAACTACATGGGGGTTACAGTGGCCCGTGCTGCCCAGCCTGCCCAAGCCTTAGAACTCTTTCAGCAAGCATTGGCCATTCACCAGCAAACCGGCGATCGTCCCGGTGAATCCCTCACCCTCAGTAATATTGGCTATTTGCTCAATCTTCAAAATCAACCCGAACTCGCGATCGTCTTCTATAAGCAATCGGTCAATGTTCAAGAAACCATTCGTGCAGGCATTCAAAAACTGCCCCAAGATGTACAAGAATCCTATACCCAATCCGTTGCCGATACCTATCGGGCCTTAGCTGACTTACTGATTACCCAAGGTCGCATTGGCGAAGCACAACAGGTTTTAGAACGCTTAAAAATCCAAGAAATTAACGAATTTACCCGCAGTACCCGCAGCCCCCAAACCATCCGTGATATTGAACTCACCACCCACGAAACCGAGATCAAAAATAAACACACAACGTTGATCGCCTTTGGCAATCAATTCTATGAATGCGATCGGCCCCAACAACGCTGTACCCAATACAACGAACTTAAAACCCAATACCAATCCCTCTCCAAAGAATTCCTAGCCTTCGTCGATACCCTCAAACAACAACTCCAAGAAGAGCAACAAAACAGCCTCAAAACTGCCACCGATGACTTTCAGAAAAGTGCCCAACGCATCGTCCAGGCCCATCCCAACTCCATTCTCATCTATCCCCTCGTCCTCCAAGACAAAACCCGCATCCTCTGGTCTAGCAAAGGCGGGGTCTTCAGCAAAAACGCCACCTGCAACCTCGGTGAAGTCGCCCTCAGCCAAAAAGTCACCGCATTTAATACCCTCCTCAGCCAAAGAGGCGACGAAAGCCAACTCAAAGCCATCGGCAAAGAACTCTACAACTGCCTGATCAAACCCCTCGAACCCGAACTCACCACCAACGGAATCCAGCATCTCATCTTAGTTCCCGATCGCGTCACCAGCTACATCCCGATCGGCGCACTCCACGACGGTCAGCAATACCTCATCCAACGCTTCGCCACCTCCAGCATCCTCGCCGCCAGCAAAACCGACACCCGCGACACCCTCCCCAAAGCATCTCCTACCCTCGGCTTCGGCCTCTCAGAGGCCCACACCCCCTTCTCCGCCCTCCCCAACGTCCCCAAAGAACTGCATAACATCATCAAAACCAGTCCCCAAGATCAAACCGGCCTCTTCCCTGGCCAAATCTTTTTAAATCAAGCCTTCGATCGTAACGCCCTAGAAGATAACCTCAGCGGCTACAAAATTATCCACATCGCCACCCACGCCGAATTCAAACCCAGTCAGCCCAAATCCTCCTACTTCCTCCTAGGCAACGGTACCCCCTACGCCATTCCCGACATCGCCACCCTCCGCCACCTGGAAGACATTCACCTCGTTGTCCTCTCCGCCTGCGAAACGGGCAAAGGCGGCGGTGCAGAAATCGCTGGATTGAGTTCCTACTTCATTGGCGATGACAGCAAAGCCAAAGCAGTTTTGGCATCCCTGTGGAAAGTCTCCGATAGCAGCACTGCCCTTTTAATGCAACAGTTCTACGCCCATTTAGCCAACGGTAAAAGTAAAGTTGCTGCAATGCAAGCCGTACAGCAAGATTTCATTGGTGGTAAACTGAATCCCACCGTAGCTGCCAACCTACCCCGAGGAGACTTTGAAGCGATTATTCCAGACACCGTCCGATCGCTCTTCTCCCAACCCAGCAGCTATACCCACCCCTACTACTGGGCACCCTTC
This genomic window contains:
- a CDS encoding cyclic nucleotide-binding domain-containing protein → MTDILLQTLSSQDIHWLQTVGQPHQLQAHDILSDRESFQDNAYVLLEGKLALYATTIEQNTIEHSARTQSTQPLTQLASGELLGFLSAQDSGYRPITLQALDRASLLAIPQAKLQQKLQDDPSFAAHLYQAQARLLARRLNRLKKQLNTPAALANQPQRESVTIFSILEDSDLDWLITVGTVQLLPANTNLIQKAQPIDALHILLDGTLALGLSTDSRSSLLTAFSLLSTVDSTDRFTEFARLSRGDFIGETALVNAYPSDLTVRALRESKVLSIPRWRLSAKLHHDVEFASRFYHMLTIILTHQQTILLQHLGHGNSLDESDPAPDGEFLNKVALAEARFDWMLKRIQTELGTGKEIQW
- a CDS encoding CTB family bacteriocin, with the translated sequence MTTIQQTEISTIEYVGANGAGFSIVESSDSGIVELEDDELDTAGGGAMRFSNANFNRSRTAMSGTTFAGPDGAGSTFDLKTEDISSSSTDFMMD
- a CDS encoding PIN domain-containing protein, producing MKILYDTSVVFAALISSHPSHHACFPELNMARSRQVQGFISTHSLAELYSISTRYPIQPKVSPQEASALIADMISYLEPVTLTPEIYQAAIAQMVALNLPGGGIFDTLIAQAALSINADQLLTLNPKHFTRISSSIANLVRVPA
- a CDS encoding tetratricopeptide repeat protein, with translation MLPLRSHLWISLVLAVMAPIVPAAIEPMGQTAQATEVQQSPKSQKTKANLLVRQGLQQVEKKQFDAARQLFEQALGIYRQLQDRKGEVKALLSLGKAYQGLSQNDKAIEVFQQAAQISRENNDLKQEKQALGELVRLYEKQEKITQLIEAFQKLLVNGQTTNDLTTQTGAWLGLMAFYERAKQPQKSTEAYQQAIALVKNHPNPTEQIEVLTKMADLLQSSKHRDKAIEIYQQLVTIYQVQKQSKKVGMTLMEMGKLQLELNRYDQAKDLHQQALTIFEANDDPSGQYLAFVNLGIVYKELKQYDQAIAFYQRALMISPDTVAASVAEATALDQLGDIYKILAQYPKALENYQQALKLAQIEKKKGIVANVLKKIGDIYQEQTEYTKALEAYQQALVLYKKLNYKSRRAALLMQMGQVYVALGRYAEAIPQYQEALILAQEAKDKGGIFAARGYLAIAYRKLGKKAPLSEIFQELSTIANKSNISKNVEQLEWYQTLLATAGRLASPEIEKQHTSKIAERIEETLNDLAEARKTGERKDEARELTKLGQLHYTQGKYPEALEFYQQALKIYRSIGNKAEQGNVLNYMGVTVARAAQPAQALELFQQALAIHQQTGDRPGESLTLSNIGYLLNLQNQPELAIVFYKQSVNVQETIRAGIQKLPQDVQESYTQSVADTYRALADLLITQGRIGEAQQVLERLKIQEINEFTRSTRSPQTIRDIELTTHETEIKNKHTTLIAFGNQFYECDRPQQRCTQYNELKTQYQSLSKEFLAFVDTLKQQLQEEQQNSLKTATDDFQKSAQRIVQAHPNSILIYPLVLQDKTRILWSSKGGVFSKNATCNLGEVALSQKVTAFNTLLSQRGDESQLKAIGKELYNCLIKPLEPELTTNGIQHLILVPDRVTSYIPIGALHDGQQYLIQRFATSSILAASKTDTRDTLPKASPTLGFGLSEAHTPFSALPNVPKELHNIIKTSPQDQTGLFPGQIFLNQAFDRNALEDNLSGYKIIHIATHAEFKPSQPKSSYFLLGNGTPYAIPDIATLRHLEDIHLVVLSACETGKGGGAEIAGLSSYFIGDDSKAKAVLASLWKVSDSSTALLMQQFYAHLANGKSKVAAMQAVQQDFIGGKLNPTVAANLPRGDFEAIIPDTVRSLFSQPSSYTHPYYWAPFILIGNGL